CCGTGCAATGTTAAACATTCAATAAAAAGCAATACAGTCGTTGAATGCCTTGTTTTAATAGGCTCTATTAATAATTAAAACTAGTGATAATGAAAACAGTACCAATTAAAAGAAGCATTGCTTTACAACCCTTAAGTCGTGAACATCATCATGGCTTACTGCTATGTTGGAAAATAAGAACAGGGCTAAAGAAAGGTATTGATATCGATAGGATAAAAAAATATTCAGATTGGTTTTTCAAGAATAGTTTGTTAACCCATTTTAATATAGAAGAAGAGTTCGTTTTTCCACTATTGGGCAATGAACATGAGTTGGTCAAAAAGGCACTAACAGACCATCGAAGATTAAAACGGCTCTTTGAAGACACAACGGATATTGAAAAATCTCTAAGTCTGCTTGAAGAGGAACTTGAGAAACATATTCGTTTCGAAGAAAGAGTATTGTTTCCTGCAATAGAAACAATCGCAAATGAAAAAGAACTACAGCTCATTATGGAAATTCATTCTGAAGACAGTACTTATGAAGATTGGGGAGATGAATTTTGGAAAATAATTCGTTAACTAGGTGTTAATGTGATTTAAATCATTCAAAATAGTTGTTAAAATAATTGTGGGGGAAAGAAATGTTTAATACTTTTGTAAGTGAATACTAACTTACATTAAAATTATGAAAGGAAAAAATAACATAGCTATCGGTTTTCTTGTAATGGGATTGTTTATGGCATATGGCTTTTTACTAATCTATTTAAGAGACTTTGCTCCCGGTAAGGACGAGTGGATTAACTCTTACTCAATAGGTAAACACTTTGAAACAAGATTAGCCCATGTACACGGTAATCTTTTCGCCTTCTTAAATATTTTGATAGGTTACTTACTATTACATTTTAAAAATCAACTTAAAAACACAACGGTAATTTCTTGGCTTGGTTTAATTGGTCTGTTAATGCCAATAGGGATTCTGTTAGAAGTGTATTTAGGTGCGCCTCCTGTATTTGTGCTTATTGGCGCAATTAGTATGACGGTGTCAGTAATTTGGTTAGGAATATCTTTTTATAAAATGAAACTTGAAAATGAAAAATAATAAATTCTCTGAAAGACAAATAGAAATCATTGAAGCCGCTACCAAAAGAATTGATGAGCATGGCATTCAGGATTTAACGATTAAAACACTTGCTGCTGATTTAAATTTATCAGAAGCAGCATTATATCGCCATTTTAAAAGTAAAAACGAAATATTACTTGGCTTGTTAACATACTTTATTGAGGAAATGAAAGGGAGGCTTGATGTAATACTTTCTAATAAAGATCGCAGTCCATCAGAACTTTTGAAAGCTCTGTTTGATTCGCAATTAAAAACATTTGTACAAAAGCCTTCGGTAGTTAGTGTTATTTTTTCCGAAAGTATTTTTCAATTTAATAAAGAATTGTCATCTACGGTTTCATCCATGATGGAATTGATGCAGAATCATATAGAAACCATTGTGAAAAAAGGTCAGGCAAATGGATCTTTTAGTAAAATAGTGGGCGTTTCAACAACAACAACAATTATAATGGGTGGGATGCGAATTACAGTTCTTAAATGGAAACTATCAGGTCATAAATCAGATTTGATAAAAGATGGAAATAAAGTATTAAATGGCATATTAAAAATGGTAGAAACTAATCATTAACAAACAACTAATGAAACCAATTATTTTAAAAGCAGCAGCAGTTATCATTACATTATTTGCATTAATTACTCTATTTATGAGTACGTCTGTAATATTTGATTTGTTCGGAATAAGAGCGAAGGAGGGTAATTATGTATTGTTTGTTGTAGTCTCCAATTTTATTGCAGGTTTCCTATATCTGTTTGCTGCATATGGATTATTTACAGAAAAAGCGTGGGCTACAAAATTACTTTTAATCACAACAACAATCCTTATTGTGAGTTTTGTTGGTTTGTTAATTCACGCAAATACAGGTGGAATTTACGAGCAAAAAACGATTAAAGCCATGCTTTCTCGTATTGCTATTACAGGCGCATTTGCAGGCATATCGTGGTTCTTTATAACAAAAAAAGATTAGCATAAATGAAAAAATATTTGGCAATATTAATTGTGGTTCTTATGGGTATTACCTATGGCTGCAATAATCCTGTAAAGGATGAAAATAGTGAGATTTCGAATATTAAATCTATACCATCATCCAAGGAAAGCGAACACCAACATACAGAGAGCGACTCCATTGAATTAAACAACGGAGCTAAATGGACGGTTGTTCCTGAAATGATGGCGCATATTAGGAACATGGAATCAGACATTAATCGTTTTGTTGAAGCTAAACATACAGAACTAAAGGACTTCACACAACTTGGTGCAAGTTTGCAAAAAAACATTGATCTCTTAACTTCAAATTGCACTATGGAAGGAAAAGCCCATGATGAATTACATAAATGGTTGTTGCCTTATATTGATATGGTAGACAAATTGAATAAATCAAAAAATAACGATGAGGCATTGCAAACCTTTGAGGAAATAAAAGCTTCTTATAAATTATTTAACATATACTTTGAATAAAAAAGAAATCATGAACATAAAATCAATCCATACCGAAGAAAAGCCTGTCAGCGCAAAGAAATTATTTTCTACAACTGAAGGAAATGTAACTGCTTTACAAATCAAAGCAAACGGCACATTAAAAGAACATATAACAACTGTTCCTGCATTACTTATTTGTATTAATGGCAATGTAGTTTTTAAAAATGAAAAAGGGGTAACAGAAAACCTTTTAAGTGGCGACATGGTTAACATTGAGCCAAACGTAAAACATTGGGTAGAAGGAATAGAAGACACTCAATTACTATTAATCAAATAAAAAAATTTGCCTAATTATGTTAGTAAACACTCACTTATTAAAATTGAAATTATTAATGGTTCTCACCATTTTAATTTTCACAACCAATTCTGAGGCTCAAAATTGGTCACTAAAGCAATGTATTGATACAGCATTAGTGCATAATAAAACGTTGAAAATAGCACAAGGCGATATTGAGATTGCCAATGAGAGAAACAAGGAAGCAAAAGGTGGTTTAGTACCAAAATTGTATGGCAATGTTGACTATCGGTACTACACCGATCTTCCGTATCAGTTACTTCCTGCATCCGTTTTTGGTGGACCGGCAGGCGTTTACAAAGAGGCTCAATTTGGTGTTCCTCATAATTTAAATGCAAACCTAACTCTTGATGTGCCTTTATACAACCCTCAAGCTATTGGAGCAATTACGATTTCAAAAAGAGCAAAAGAATTAAATCAAATACAGTTTCAACAAACCGAGGAGCAAGTGGTATTTGATGTTTCTAATTTGTATTACAATGCACAGTTAGTATCAAATCAGATTGTGTTTATCAAAAACGGATTAAGTAATAGCGAAAAACTACTTAGCAATATTCAATTGCTTTACTCACAACAAATGGCAAAGGGTACAGATGTAGATAAAATTAAACTTCAGCAAAGTCAGCTAAACACACAATTAAGTAAGGCGAATGCACAGTATCAACAAATTCTTAATTTGTTAAAACTTCAATTGGGCATAACACCAACCCGACCAATTACAATTGAAGAAACATTTAGCACATCGTCAGAAGTAGTAAAATATACAAGCAAACCAACCTCTGATATATTATTGTTTAATACGAAAGAACAGCTCTTAAAATCTGAATTAAAAACATTAAAACTTTCACATTTACCTTCTTTTTCACTTTATGGTACTTATGGAACTACCGGATTTGGAAACTACAGTGGTACAAATGATTTCTTTAAAACGTACCCGATTGGATTTGCCGGGGTAAAAATGTCTTGGATGATATTCTCCGGTACTACTTTAGAACACAAGGTTTTTCAAAAGAGAGAAGAGATAAAGCAAAATACAACTCGATTAGAATTATTAAATGATAAACAAAACGTTCAGATAGAAAATGCACAAATGCAATATGAAGTTGCAAATTCTAATCTATTAAATGCAAAATCACAATTGACATTAGCAGAAACAATTTATTCTAAAACACTTATTCAGCAAAAGGAGGGTGTTGCATCATTAACAGATGTTTTACTTTCAGATAATACCCAAAAGGAAGCACAACAAAATTATTTGTCGGCATTGGTAGATGTGATGAAGGCAGACTTAGAACTAAAAAAAGTATCAGGAAATATTTTAAAAACGAAATAAATTAATAATTAAAAATAACAGATAATGAAAAAGGTTTTATACATCATCATACCATTGGCATTAATTGCA
This portion of the Bacteroidota bacterium genome encodes:
- a CDS encoding TetR/AcrR family transcriptional regulator, producing the protein MKNNKFSERQIEIIEAATKRIDEHGIQDLTIKTLAADLNLSEAALYRHFKSKNEILLGLLTYFIEEMKGRLDVILSNKDRSPSELLKALFDSQLKTFVQKPSVVSVIFSESIFQFNKELSSTVSSMMELMQNHIETIVKKGQANGSFSKIVGVSTTTTIIMGGMRITVLKWKLSGHKSDLIKDGNKVLNGILKMVETNH
- a CDS encoding hemerythrin domain-containing protein; amino-acid sequence: MKTVPIKRSIALQPLSREHHHGLLLCWKIRTGLKKGIDIDRIKKYSDWFFKNSLLTHFNIEEEFVFPLLGNEHELVKKALTDHRRLKRLFEDTTDIEKSLSLLEEELEKHIRFEERVLFPAIETIANEKELQLIMEIHSEDSTYEDWGDEFWKIIR
- a CDS encoding TolC family protein, with product MLVNTHLLKLKLLMVLTILIFTTNSEAQNWSLKQCIDTALVHNKTLKIAQGDIEIANERNKEAKGGLVPKLYGNVDYRYYTDLPYQLLPASVFGGPAGVYKEAQFGVPHNLNANLTLDVPLYNPQAIGAITISKRAKELNQIQFQQTEEQVVFDVSNLYYNAQLVSNQIVFIKNGLSNSEKLLSNIQLLYSQQMAKGTDVDKIKLQQSQLNTQLSKANAQYQQILNLLKLQLGITPTRPITIEETFSTSSEVVKYTSKPTSDILLFNTKEQLLKSELKTLKLSHLPSFSLYGTYGTTGFGNYSGTNDFFKTYPIGFAGVKMSWMIFSGTTLEHKVFQKREEIKQNTTRLELLNDKQNVQIENAQMQYEVANSNLLNAKSQLTLAETIYSKTLIQQKEGVASLTDVLLSDNTQKEAQQNYLSALVDVMKADLELKKVSGNILKTK